The following proteins come from a genomic window of Lachnoclostridium phytofermentans ISDg:
- a CDS encoding MBL fold metallo-hydrolase, producing the protein MKMCSIASGSSGNCIYIGSNETNLLVDAGVSGKRIESGLLSAGVDPNSLDGILITHEHSDHIQGIGVLARRYKLPIYGTVETINAMLRLSSVGRIEESQLRFVKPDEALCIGDILVEPFSISHDASNPVCYTFTNGGHKIGMATDLGTYDSYTISKLCGAEVLYLEANHDVNMLMVGSYPYHLKQRILGERGHLSNETSAKLICELLHDDLQHVLLAHMSKENNYAELAFETVRYEVEQSVATSSKMPVITVANRDIPSEMVII; encoded by the coding sequence ATGAAGATGTGCAGCATTGCCAGTGGAAGCAGTGGTAATTGTATTTATATAGGGAGCAATGAAACAAACCTTTTGGTGGATGCGGGAGTAAGTGGAAAGAGAATAGAGAGTGGCCTTTTGTCGGCAGGAGTAGACCCAAATTCCTTAGACGGAATATTAATTACTCATGAACATTCCGATCATATTCAAGGGATTGGTGTATTGGCAAGAAGATATAAACTACCAATCTATGGTACGGTTGAAACCATCAATGCAATGCTACGATTAAGCAGCGTTGGAAGAATTGAGGAAAGTCAACTTCGATTTGTGAAGCCGGACGAGGCGTTATGCATTGGAGATATTTTAGTAGAACCGTTTTCGATTTCACACGATGCTAGTAATCCGGTTTGTTATACATTTACAAATGGTGGACATAAGATAGGAATGGCTACCGATCTCGGAACTTATGATAGTTACACAATCTCTAAGTTATGTGGAGCAGAGGTACTCTATCTGGAAGCAAACCATGATGTTAATATGTTAATGGTTGGAAGCTATCCTTATCATCTAAAACAGCGCATCCTAGGGGAGCGAGGGCATCTATCCAATGAGACTTCGGCTAAACTTATCTGTGAACTATTACATGATGACTTACAACATGTGTTGTTAGCTCATATGAGCAAAGAGAATAATTACGCAGAACTAGCGTTTGAAACCGTGCGATATGAAGTTGAGCAAAGTGTGGCAACTTCAAGCAAAATGCCGGTAATCACAGTGGCAAATCGGGATATTCCATCAGAGATGGTTATAATATAA
- a CDS encoding sensor domain-containing diguanylate cyclase, producing the protein MSDDLLVFRKKFSRGLVLVTSVFWLYTLIQLVGNLSEHASFGILVTSGALIIDILAEHTKLFKKRIAWMILRSIELISFSICFFVTIGSINSMFFGIELIAVMLQLLMLTDFLDVYSRAITLTTMSLPAIIYLISIILLKPERQEEFFGMVCAYLSLIFVVMLISELISEVFIATDKRIFEIRRFSEQTKETNEALRNQQEKFRKVNEELGIQKIMLEAAYHKINSANTENQTLYQVIRYISTELEIGNLMKLITEAIYEAMGLDVCTIILEPDIAGNKQVTYEIHSRLGKGFYEQMSNRIEQGCIEEYMKEEGNYIDNQVQPGKYSFLKDRKINSLLIVPLVREKKVIGALLCGHSQFEYFNGNIIFFETVVAQLLVAIHNASLYSKMQQMAIRDSLTGIYNRGQLNVILEQYTKRASEQNKSLSVALLDIDLFKKINDTYGHLFGDEVIKMVASKLQEVANCFHGIAARYGGEEFVIVLPDIGILDFYHIVTSLKETIDTTTLYFNEDEINVKVSVGISSYPETSLSCQQLLNRADGAMYYSKRNGRNSITVDNDIIQDYVRKNKETRGEL; encoded by the coding sequence ATGAGCGACGATCTACTTGTATTTCGGAAGAAGTTTTCAAGAGGCCTTGTGTTAGTTACATCGGTATTCTGGTTATATACATTAATTCAATTGGTTGGTAATTTATCAGAGCATGCAAGTTTTGGAATATTAGTAACCTCAGGCGCTCTTATCATTGACATCTTGGCTGAGCATACGAAATTATTTAAAAAGAGAATTGCGTGGATGATTCTTCGATCAATCGAGTTGATATCATTTTCTATTTGTTTTTTTGTTACCATTGGCTCAATAAATTCAATGTTTTTTGGAATAGAGCTAATTGCTGTAATGTTACAGTTGCTTATGTTAACTGACTTTTTAGATGTTTATTCCAGAGCAATAACGTTAACAACTATGTCACTTCCAGCAATTATTTATTTAATTTCAATAATATTACTAAAACCTGAAAGACAAGAAGAGTTTTTTGGCATGGTATGTGCCTATCTATCTCTTATCTTCGTCGTAATGCTGATATCAGAGTTAATCAGTGAGGTCTTTATTGCTACAGATAAGCGAATTTTTGAAATACGTCGTTTTTCGGAACAGACAAAAGAGACGAATGAAGCACTTAGAAATCAGCAGGAAAAATTTCGTAAGGTAAATGAGGAACTTGGCATTCAAAAAATTATGCTCGAAGCAGCTTACCATAAGATAAACAGTGCAAATACAGAAAATCAGACCTTATATCAGGTTATTCGATACATCTCAACTGAGCTAGAGATTGGAAATCTGATGAAGCTTATTACGGAAGCGATATATGAGGCAATGGGATTAGATGTATGTACCATCATTTTAGAACCGGATATTGCTGGCAATAAACAGGTTACCTATGAAATCCACTCCAGATTAGGTAAAGGTTTTTACGAACAGATGAGCAATCGTATAGAACAGGGATGCATTGAAGAATACATGAAGGAAGAAGGAAATTATATTGATAATCAGGTACAGCCTGGAAAATATTCTTTTCTGAAAGATCGTAAGATAAACTCATTACTAATTGTACCTTTAGTTCGTGAAAAAAAGGTAATTGGTGCTTTACTATGCGGACATTCTCAGTTTGAATACTTTAATGGAAACATTATTTTCTTCGAGACTGTAGTTGCACAACTTTTAGTTGCAATCCATAATGCAAGTCTTTATAGTAAGATGCAGCAGATGGCAATTCGTGATAGTTTGACTGGAATCTATAATAGGGGACAGTTAAATGTGATTTTAGAGCAGTATACAAAACGTGCAAGTGAACAAAATAAATCGTTATCTGTTGCCTTACTTGATATTGACTTATTTAAGAAAATTAATGATACATATGGACATCTGTTCGGTGATGAAGTTATAAAGATGGTTGCATCGAAACTGCAGGAGGTGGCAAATTGTTTTCATGGTATTGCAGCAAGATACGGAGGAGAAGAATTTGTTATCGTATTACCGGATATAGGAATATTAGATTTTTATCATATCGTAACTTCATTAAAAGAAACAATTGATACTACAACCTTATACTTTAATGAGGATGAAATTAATGTAAAAGTTAGCGTCGGTATTAGTTCCTATCCTGAAACGAGTTTAAGTTGTCAACAACTTCTAAACCGTGCAGACGGAGCGATGTATTATTCCAAGCGAAACGGTCGTAACAGCATCACAGTAGACAATGATATTATACAAGATTATGTAAGAAAGAATAAGGAAACAAGGGGGGAGTTGTAA